In Chanodichthys erythropterus isolate Z2021 chromosome 7, ASM2448905v1, whole genome shotgun sequence, a genomic segment contains:
- the morf4l1 gene encoding mortality factor 4-like protein 1 produces the protein MAPKQDPKPKFQEGERVLCFHGPLLYEAKCVKINIKDKQVKYFIHYSGWNKNWDEWVPESRVLKYVDSNLQKQKELQKANQDHYVEGRMRGVAPSKKIAAVQQKNVDVKTKKNKQKTPGSGEGTSTGDMPHPPRKKRARVDPTVESEETFINRVEVKVKIPEELKPWLVDDWDLITRQKQLFHLPAKKNVDAVLEDYANYKKSRGNCDNKEYAVNEVVAGIREYFNVMLGTQLLYKFERPQYAEILANHPDTSMSQIYGAPHLLRLFVRIGAMLAYTPLDEKSLALLLSYLQDFLKYLVKNSSCLFCASDYEVAPPEYHRKAV, from the exons ATGGCGCCTAAACAGGACCCTAAACCTAAATTTCAAGAAG GTGAACGAGTGCTGTGCTTTCATGGGCCATTGTTATACGAAGCTAAG TGTGTGAAAATCAATATCAAGGACAAACAAGTGAAATACTTTATTCATTACAGTGGATGGAATAAGAA TTGGGACGAATGGGTTCCTGAAAGCCGTGTGCTCAAATATGTGGACAGTAACCTGCAAAAACAGAAAGAGCTTCAGAAGGCAAACCA AGACCATTATGTTGAGGGAAGGATGAGGGGTGTCGCACCGAGCAAGAAAATCgctgctgtgcagcaaaaaaatGTAGATGT AAAAACAAAGAAGAACAAGCAAAAGA CACCAGGGTCTGGAGAGGGCACTAGCACTGGGGACATGCCTCACCCCCCACGCAAGAAGAGGGCACGTGTTGACCCAACTGTGGAGAGT GAGGAGACTTTTATTAACAGAGTAGAAGTGAAGGTGAAAATTCCTGAAGAGTTAAAACCGTGGCTGGTAGATGACTGGGATCTGATCACTAGACAGAAGCAG ctttttcacttgcctgcaaaaaaaaatgtggatGCTGTCCTGGAGGACTatgcaaattacaaaaaatcaAGAGGAAACTGTGATAACAA GGAATATGCCGTGAACGAGGTGGTCGCTGGAATCCGTGAGTACTTCAACGTGATGTTGGGCACTCAGCTCCTCTACAAGTTTGAGAGGCCGCAGTATGCAGAGATCCTAGCAAACCATCCAGATACGTCAATGTCTCAGATCTATGGGGCGCCGCACCTGCTGAGGCTTTTTG TGCGAATTGGAGCAATGCTGGCTTACACACCTCTGGATGAGAAGAGTCTAGCCTTGCTTCTCAGCTACTTGCAAGATTTTTTAAA GTATTTGGTGAAGAATTCGTCATGTCTGTTCTGTGCAAGTGACTATGAGGTTGCACCTCCGGAATATCATCGCAAAGCTGTCTGA